ATGCCTGCTTCATATTTCCATACATCAATTGTCGATCGGTATCATCGCCTTCTTGAGTCCCAACTTGAATGTACACCCGTTGCTCAGGATCCAACTCTTCTCTAGCTATATAACTGTTAAAGGCTTTACTTGTAATCCAATTGGCTAAAGAGAAAATGCCTAAACCACCAATTTTATCTTTATACCTAATACCCATATAGGCCGAAATATTTCCTCCTAGTGAACTGCCAATCATCGCTGTATGGTATTTATCCGATTTAGTTCGGTAATGTTTATCGATAAAGGGCTTTACGACTTTCATGACAAACTCAGCAAACTCTTCGCCTCTTCCGCCTAGTTCAATATCTTCGGGAAGTGTGCTTTCAGTAATTTTCCAAGGCGTATATTCATTAATTCGATCATGTTCAGCGTTATCAATCCCAACAACAATCATCTTCGGTAAATCTGGGTTTAGTTTAATTGCATGAATAACTTTCCATGAATACCCACTATATGCTTCATTACAGTAGAAAACATTTTGGCCATCATGCATATAGACAACCGGATAGTTTTTAGTCAAATCTTTATCATAATTTTCCGGCAATAAAACACGTATGCGACGTTTATCATTTTTATAAGTCATATGTAATTGATGTGTTACTAATCCTAATGATTTTTCATGTTCTAATGTCCACAATAAAGGGTTTAAAGTGATATCCACAATTTTACTTCTGGTCAGTTTTTTTTCTTTCTCTTTCGTTGATAATGTAATATAATCTTTCACACTTTCTTCATCTCTGATTTTTCCATCTATAATTCTTTCACAGCCGTCAATAGCTTCATAACGAACTCGGTTCATTAACACTTCACCAAAGAAATCTAGGTTATTTTTTGTCAATAAAATCGCCCCGTTTTTAGTTTTTAATACAATAGGTTATGCATTCCTTAACCTTTATTGAACAAAAATGAATAATCAATAGTATATTATGTTCACATTCCAAACTTGTAATTATTTTGGTATTCACCGTTCCTTCTGATGAGTAATGTATAATAAGAAACTTCATTTGCTTTATGGGTAGTAGACTCTTACTGCGCAATAAATTCTTCATTTACAGGTGACTTTGTGAAAGAATGTACTTAAGCTAACGGGTAAGGTTAGTACAAAAAAAGTGGAAAGAAAATTATTGCTAAAAAGGGGTTTAAATGATGAAGTTGAGGGTGTTGTTCGGTATTCTTCTAATCATAATTTTAACGGCTTGTTCATCAACCACACAAACTGTTGTTTCTAATGAAGTAACCTTTTATGGTGAAGGTGAATATTGGAATGTAAGTTACATATATAATCCAGAATTGTATGATGAAAAAATGGTAAACTGGGTTGAAATCGAACTGAAAGACTTTGAACTATCACAGGGAGATATAAATAATATTGACATTGAACTTGAAAGTAGAGATGGTTTGATTACAGGGAATATTGGGGATAT
Above is a genomic segment from Bacillus mesophilus containing:
- a CDS encoding alpha/beta hydrolase, whose translation is MTKNNLDFFGEVLMNRVRYEAIDGCERIIDGKIRDEESVKDYITLSTKEKEKKLTRSKIVDITLNPLLWTLEHEKSLGLVTHQLHMTYKNDKRRIRVLLPENYDKDLTKNYPVVYMHDGQNVFYCNEAYSGYSWKVIHAIKLNPDLPKMIVVGIDNAEHDRINEYTPWKITESTLPEDIELGGRGEEFAEFVMKVVKPFIDKHYRTKSDKYHTAMIGSSLGGNISAYMGIRYKDKIGGLGIFSLANWITSKAFNSYIAREELDPEQRVYIQVGTQEGDDTDRQLMYGNMKQAYIDCALNYYKQLIKGFVPIDSIRLNIYVDEEHDEKAWAKHLPECLRFLSEEW